GCCGCTCAGCTGCCAGCGATAGGGAGCGGTGCCGCCCGTGACACTGAGAGCCTGAGAGTATGCCTGCCCGGCTTTTCCCCTCTGGCAGGCCGCCCGCGGGCTGAAGCTGCAGGGCCGCGGATACGGCGGCACTGACCGCCAGCGAGTAGCTGGCCGTGCCGCTGTTGCCCAGGCTGTCAGTGGCAGTAACCTGGAAGCGGTAAGTACCGGACGCGGTCGGCGTTCCGGCCAGCGCCCCCGTTGCCCGCGTTCAGCATGACGCCGGCGGGCAGGGTGGTGGCGCTGAAAGTATAGGGTGTGCTGCCGCCCGAAGCCGTCAGCGTCTGGCTCCAGCTGCTGCCCGACGTGGCCGGAGGCAGAGCGCCGCTGCCGGTGACAACGTCAGCAGCACCGGCGTCACGGTCAGCGACACGCGGGCGCTGGCGGAAGTGCCGCTGCTGTTGGAGGCAGTATAGGTAAAGCCGTCGCTGCCCGCATACCCTGTGGCAGGCGTATAGGACACCGTCAGACCCGAAACGGCCAGGCTGCCGTGAGCCGGCGGGCTCACAATGCTGAGCGAGCTGGCCGTTCCGCCGGAGAGACTGAGCGTGACCGGATTGCTGCTGCTGTTGGCGGCCACGGTTGCCGTGCTGTCGCTGGCCACCGGTGAGGCGGCGCTGACGACCAGCGTATAGCTGGCGCTGCCGGTCGCACCGTTCGCATCCGTTGCGGTGACCTGGAGGCTGTAGCTGCCTGCGGCAGAGGGCGTTCCGGACAGCGTGCCGACCGATGCGTCGAGCGTGATCCCGGCGGGCAGTGCGGTGGCGGACCAGGTCCAGGGAGAGGTGCCGCCGGAAACCGTCAGATTCTGTGACCACGCGTTCCCCACAATGGCAGCGGTCAGCGCGCCTGATGCCGGCGTCACCTTTAGTACCGGAGGGGTAACCGTCAGAGATACGGTGGCATCGGAAGAGGTGCCGCCGCTGTTAGACGCATTCCAGATAAAGCTGTCGCTGCCTGAATAGCCGGCTCCGGGCGTGTAAATCACCGAGTCCCGCTGACCGTCGCGCTGCCCGTGCGCCGGTGAGGAGACCAGCGTCACTGAGCTCGCCGTTCCGCCGCTCAGGGAGAGCGTATGACGTTGTTCGTGCTGTCAGCGGCTACGGTAGCGGCGGCTGCCTGACGAAACCGGGGCGGCTTCCGCGCGAGTGACGCTGAGCGTATACGCCCCGGGTCGTACCGTCCTGCGCCGTGACGACGACGGAAATGCCTGGTTGTGCTGCCGGATGTCAGGCTGACGGACTGGGACGCCGAGCCGGATGCGACGGCGGTGCCGTCTACTGTCACGGTGGCGTGGCTCTCGGTAACAACGGGGGTGACAGTGACGGATGACACGCTGCTGGCGACCGAGGCGCTGTAACTGCTGGTTGCGACGCTGAAGGATGGTGACAACGTGCCTGACGAAAGCTTCAGATCGGAAAGCGTGGCGTCGGCGGAGATGACGGAGGCGCTGGTGCAGCTGAACACCAGATTGCTTATCTGACCGTTCGACGTCTTGGCGCGTAGGGCGACGCCGTTTGCCTCAAGGCTGCCTGAGGGCACGGTGATAGTCTCGGTGTGAGGCGAGCTACTGGGAGAGCTGGCGGCATTGTAGGTCTGGAAACTGCTGAGGTTGTAACGCGCAATGCTGACGCTGTCAGCCATCGCCGCGCTTCCACCGTATGCCCCACCGCTGTCGGTAAAGCTCAGCGTCAGGGCATCACCGGTCGCAAAGTCAGAAGCCGGGTAGCGGTTTGTGCTGAAGTCAAGGATGGAGGAGCCCGAGAGGGCATTTACCGCGGCGCAGCCGTTTGACAGCGCGAAGGCGACTGGCACAGAACAAAATATGACAAAAGCGGTGGTCAGGCCGACAGTTGTCCGCCTGAAAAAGCTGGCACAGCGCATAGTTCACCCAGAAACGTTTTGTTAGATTGTGTTTAAGATTTATCCTATAAGGTAAATTATCATGAGAAATTACTGCCACAAATACTGCCGGGCGAATATGAGCGCCTGCCTCCCTTCTCGCCACATACCCAGTGAAACATCCTGACTTACAATGGTTGCAGAATGATAAGCACTACTGAAGATTAGATTTATCAGCTTAATTAACTTCCTCCCGAGACTGCCCGAACACGTTTATCGCGGGTTTAAAGGCTGAACAGATCCGAGATTCCCTGCTAATTTTCTGTAGTTTATTTACACACAGAAACACCAGCGCGAAACATATAACCTGATAAGGAAATAAGCCGATGGTCGATGCGTTCTCGCCTGGGATCGTGCAGCAGTGGATGCCACGACTGAAATTAAGGTCGCACTGGCCGCAGCCGGGACACCTATAGGGCCGAATGACACGGCGATTGCAGGGCACGCCATCGCGGCCGGCGCCATTCTGGTCACCAACAACTCCCGGGAATTTGCCCGCGTCCCCGGACTCGAGCCTGAAGACTGGAGCCGTTAACCCGCCGTTTCCGGTCAATTTTACGTTGTGACGCCGGTGCCTCACTCCGGCACATTGCGACCCTTTACAGGGCAGAGAAGATAATAAGCATCAAACTGACAGAAGCAAAGATGGAGTCCCTTATTGATACCCTCAATGCCCTCATCTGCGAGGAGCAGCAGCTCATACGTGAGCAGCGGGTATTGGTAATCCACATAACCAAGGTAGCGCACTAATTTCACCTGTGAACGATCCGGTAGTGTAATATTTTAGTGTCAGTACGAACGCACGAAAACTTATTAACCCAGATGAACTAAAAATTATTCGCAGCCCGACACTTAAGTTGTTAAGAATATTACCTGATTTGTCGCAACCCCTGTATACGTAGTAATTAATAATAAAGTTTTTAATTTAAATGCCGAAAACAATTATTATTAATTTTCTATATAGTGCATTATGAATAGTTTCTGGTTACTGAGAGCGGCAGTTGATAATAAAGATAAAATGAAGGCCATGTTAATAATGCGGGATAAGCCAGAATCCGTTGCCCGTAAAATACTGGAGAAATCCGGGGCAGCTGTTCCGTCTTATAAAGGCAAAGCATTCTGGCAGTGGGCACAGGATTATATTATCTGTTCGTGCCGGCCTGATTCATCACGGGATAAATACCATGCACACACTGAGTGCGAGAATACAGGCATTACCGGAACAGGTCAGGGCCGGACTGAATTTAAGCCCCGCAGCGGCCGACTGGCTGAAAGTGCTCGCCCTGCTGGCCATGCTGGTCGATCACACAAACACACTGCTGCTGCCACACCTGCAGCCGGAACTTTACGCGCTGGGACGCACGGCCTTCCCCCTGTTCGTGCTCATCTGGGCGCGCAACGTGTTTCACAATCCGCACCGGCTCCAGACGCGGTCAAACAGGATGTGGCTGTGGGCAATTGTCACGCAGCCGTTCTTTTCCCTCGCCTTTGCCGACCACGACCCGTGGTATGCCCTCAACATTCTGTTCGTGTTCGCCGGCGCGACGCAGCTGCTGGCGTGGACTCACCGCTTCCGGATGCGCGGTCTAATTGCCGGTCTGGTGTTGCTCAGTCTGATGGTCTGGCCGCTGTCCTTCGCCAGTTACGGTCTGTCCGGGCTCGTTCTGGCTCTCTCGCTGGTAACGTTTCTGCATTCACCACCGGGACGAATGTCCGGAGTAGCAGCCCTGATGGCTATTATTGCGCTTCTGGCAATCAACAGTCAGCATGTCACACAGGCACCGGCAGTGGTGATGGTGCTGTCCATCCTGCCCACGTGTTTTCTGCCGGCCGCCGCTGTCGGTCTGGTCCGCACACTGAAAGACGGCCACGAACGGCGATTCATGCCCGCGATGTTCTTCTACATGGCTTATGCCGGTCATCTCTTTATTCTTGTGCTGATAACCCGGCTATGCTTGCTCTAGACGCGGGACTGCATGTCCGGAAGAGCCGTTATCAACGGAACGACAGGCATATTTTAAAAGCGGGAGTTAGCCTGGATGACAACCTACAAAATAAAGTATGAGTACAGCAGTAACGGGGAAACGCAGACACAAGACACCGTGCTGGAACGCATCATAAGCCTACCAGCGAAGAGCTGGAGCAGGCTGTCAGAGATCAGTTTGGAGATTGGAAAATTTAGTACGTCAAGCGCATTATTTAACCAATCGAGATGCGTAACGGATTGATTTTGCGTCGGCGGCTATCGCTTTTAAGTTGCCACTCTTGCGGTATCGCATTTAGGTTATTCTGTTCAAAAAACAGTCGTACGTAAAATAATTCTTTATAACCAAACTGCCCCCTAAAAGAGGTGGCCAAAAATGGCAATGTGCGATGTAAATTGGCTGGTTAATTTTTGGCTATTTAAAATGACCGCTTAACAGCGTTTACTGTTCCGTTGCTCCCGAAAACCAAATCCAATCTTCTCTCCACCCAACAACCTACAACTTTGCAGTCAGCAGGATTTACCTGGCTTTTCGTTTGTTTCGTTTGTTGCGTTTTTCGTTTATTTCGTATACCTTAGTTGTAACAGTTGTCGCCATATCAAAACCGAAACCGTAAAGCCGAACAGTAGAACCTAAACCGTAAAGTCAAACCGTAGAACTGAAACCGTAAAGCAGTACCGTAAACCGAAACTGTAAAACCTAAACCTAATCAATTGGAATACTAAACAATGACAAACTCAATTCTTGATAGCCTTAGCCTTCCGGCTAAAGGGGAGATTGAGGCAGCTGTACGTGGACAAAGGGAGCTTGCCGTCTACCTCTCCACAAAAATGGAAACACAGAAAATTTCGATTCAGGATGCAGATAACGTAACTCATCAAATCGAATTACCGACGTCTTCACTGACATTGCTTATGTCGATTTTGGGTGAACTAGCACTTGGTAACGCGGTGCAAGTCGTTCCTGTGCATGCTGAATTGACCACGCAGGAAGCCGCCAATATTCTAAATGTTTCACGCCCTCATATGGTGAAACTGCTCGAAGATGGGAAGCTTCCTTTTCATAAAACAGGTCGCCATCGCCGCGTGCTTTTCGCCGATTTGATGAAGTACAAAGGTCAGCGAGATAGCGATAGCAATAAAGCTATGCAGGAGTTGGCAGATCTAAGCCAAGAGCTTGGACTTTACTAATGAACCACACGCCTTATCCCGTACTTTTAGATGCTTGCGTACTGTACCCGTCATTTCTACGGGATTTACTGATTCGATTGGGGCTGACCGGGTTGTACCAACCAAAATGGTCAGCCAGTATCGAAAATGAGTGGCAACGTAACCTTTTAGCAAACAGAACGGATCTAATTGAAGATCAAATTAAACGCACTGCCACGTTAATGAATAAAGCCTTTCCTGATGCGATGGTCACCGGCTTTGAGCCTCTGATTAATAGCATTGATTTACCTGATGTAGATGATCGGCATGTTGCCGCAGCAGCTGTCCGTAGCAATGCTGAAATCATTGTGACGTTGAATCTTAGAGATTTTCCGGCACCTGCTCTTGATGCCTTTGGTATCGAAGCGTTGCATCCCGACGATTTTGTTATGGATTTATTCGATTTAAATAGTGCACTTGTGCTTTCGGCCGTAACTACGCAGCGCAGTAGTTTACGGAAACCGCCCGTGTCGGTTGATGATTATCTAGAAGCCCTGCTAAAGCAAGGTATGGCGCAAACCGTAAAAGAATTAAGCAAATACCGCATACTGATTTAGCACACTAAGTAGCCGATAAAGCTACTGGCTATGACTCCAGCTCGAAAAAATTCGGGCCGAAATATTGGCAGCCCTCATTCAAGCGGCCATAGATGGCAAGGTACTCTAGGGCATCGCCTAAGCTGATTGGACGGTCGTACTCAAACCAGAAACAATCCAAATCAATATGGGGTCGTTTGGTTATAGAGAATGTTAGCTCGCAGGGAAAAATCTGAAAATATCTGTAAGTTATGTGGTGACCTTAATCGCAGGGATATGATGAATGTGTACTGAATGCACACCGTACAACGTATTCATTCATGGACGCACTTTATGGACACCACTGAAGAGTTAAATGGGACGTATTTTTACGCGGGCAGATCAAACCTGACGGCCAGTGGGCTTTTATTCATGATTTTTTGTGAGCAGTTCGCCGAGCAGCTGGAAGTAGATGACTTCGGGGCGATAGTGGCTGTGCTCAGTGGAAGGCGCAACATTACCACGCGAACAAAACCGGCTGACGCGCTTGAAGGGACCTCCCGGGCCTCGAAAGCCGCCCGTAAAGTGTTTGGAAACAGGAAATTCCCGCTAGGTATAAAACTGCCCACCCTTGTCGGTCTCCCCCCGTTCACGCTCAGACTGCACATGACCCGTAAAATAGGTACCTTTGTCGGACGCGCCATTCCTGTTGTTGGCTGGATAATTCTGGCCAGGGATGTGTCAGAGATTATGTTTAACACCATTACGGTTTATAACGCGATAGCGCGCGGGGATGACAAGTTATGTTAGATACCACCGAGCAGCGGATTTATGAATTAATAAAACCCTGGTGCGGGCGGAGCTGGCTGACACGCCGGGCACCTGAGCTTACTGGCGAAACCTCTCTCAACATAACACTGAAAATGGATCCGGAAGACACCGCCGAGCTACTGGTGACGCTGTTCAGTGAATTCGGCCTGAATCCTGATGATGTCGATCTCAGTGTTTATTATCCCCGCCGGCGCGGACAGGAAATCCCTTTAACCATCGACATGCTGGTCTCTTCAGTCAGATCCGGGAAATGGCTCTATAAGTGACAGGCACTTTCAGGCGGAAATCACGCTAAAGATAATACCTTTGCTCATTCCTCCGGAGCGCTCGGCGAGGCCGGCAACGTAACAGGGGGCGGTTTGGATATCGAAAATTATTGTACGTTAAGGAGCTTTTTTGACCTTGCTACTTTAGCTGGCCTCACCCACGAAACTTACCGGAAGCCGGTATCCGGTTGCTTTTAATGATAAAATTATTTAATTATATTGTTTTCATTACTGCATCTGCCACAGTAATGAAAAAATGAGTATACCTTTCACCTGATATGGAACTGTATTAAATGAAAAACATAACTATTTTAAGCACTCTACTTATTTCTCTTGGGCTATCTGGCTGCGGAATGGTTGATAATGCTGTTCGGGGTGATGAAAGCCTCAAGGAAAAAGCTGCATTTGCTCTGGGCACAACTTCAGATAAAATAACGATAAGTAACCGGAAAGCCGATATAGACTCAGTTAAATTCAATGCAACTACAAAGGGTAAAGTATACCAGTGCTATTATACCTCTGCTGGTATAAGTAGCGATGCATTGTGCTCTCCTACAGACGGTTCTGGTTTACCGGCTGGCTCTCAGTGTAATGCCTTACTTAAAGCCGCCGGTAAATGTTAATTTAATTTTTGTAACCGGAGCGCGAGCAGTGCGCAGCGCGACCTGGAATGTGCCGCTTGCGGCACATGCCGGCGGAAATCAGGCTGGAGAT
This genomic interval from Kosakonia cowanii JCM 10956 = DSM 18146 contains the following:
- a CDS encoding Ig-like domain-containing protein; its protein translation is MTLVSSPAHGQRDGQRDSVIYTPGAGYSGSDSFIWNASNSGGTSSDATVSLTVTPPVLKVTPASGALTAAIVGNAWSQNLTVSGGTSPWTWSATALPAGITLDASVGTLSGTPSAAGSYSLQVTATDANGATGSASYTLVVSAASPVASDSTATVAANSSSNPVTLSLSGGTASSLSIVSPPAHGSLAVSGLTVSYTPATGYAGSDGFTYTASNSSGTSASARVSLTVTPVLLTLSPAAALCLRPRRAAAGARR
- a CDS encoding cadherin-like beta sandwich domain-containing protein — encoded protein: MRCASFFRRTTVGLTTAFVIFCSVPVAFALSNGCAAVNALSGSSILDFSTNRYPASDFATGDALTLSFTDSGGAYGGSAAMADSVSIARYNLSSFQTYNAASSPSSSPHTETITVPSGSLEANGVALRAKTSNGQISNLVFSCTSASVISADATLSDLKLSSGTLSPSFSVATSSYSASVASSVSSVTVTPVVTESHATVTVDGTAVASGSASQSVSLTSGSTTRHFRRRHGAGRYDPGRIRSASLARKPPRFRQAAAATVAADSTNNVIRSP
- a CDS encoding TraX family protein translates to MHTLSARIQALPEQVRAGLNLSPAAADWLKVLALLAMLVDHTNTLLLPHLQPELYALGRTAFPLFVLIWARNVFHNPHRLQTRSNRMWLWAIVTQPFFSLAFADHDPWYALNILFVFAGATQLLAWTHRFRMRGLIAGLVLLSLMVWPLSFASYGLSGLVLALSLVTFLHSPPGRMSGVAALMAIIALLAINSQHVTQAPAVVMVLSILPTCFLPAAAVGLVRTLKDGHERRFMPAMFFYMAYAGHLFILVLITRLCLL
- a CDS encoding helix-turn-helix domain-containing protein, with the translated sequence MTNSILDSLSLPAKGEIEAAVRGQRELAVYLSTKMETQKISIQDADNVTHQIELPTSSLTLLMSILGELALGNAVQVVPVHAELTTQEAANILNVSRPHMVKLLEDGKLPFHKTGRHRRVLFADLMKYKGQRDSDSNKAMQELADLSQELGLY
- a CDS encoding PIN domain-containing protein is translated as MNHTPYPVLLDACVLYPSFLRDLLIRLGLTGLYQPKWSASIENEWQRNLLANRTDLIEDQIKRTATLMNKAFPDAMVTGFEPLINSIDLPDVDDRHVAAAAVRSNAEIIVTLNLRDFPAPALDAFGIEALHPDDFVMDLFDLNSALVLSAVTTQRSSLRKPPVSVDDYLEALLKQGMAQTVKELSKYRILI
- a CDS encoding STM2901 family protein; this translates as MDTTEELNGTYFYAGRSNLTASGLLFMIFCEQFAEQLEVDDFGAIVAVLSGRRNITTRTKPADALEGTSRASKAARKVFGNRKFPLGIKLPTLVGLPPFTLRLHMTRKIGTFVGRAIPVVGWIILARDVSEIMFNTITVYNAIARGDDKLC
- a CDS encoding DUF1493 family protein yields the protein MLDTTEQRIYELIKPWCGRSWLTRRAPELTGETSLNITLKMDPEDTAELLVTLFSEFGLNPDDVDLSVYYPRRRGQEIPLTIDMLVSSVRSGKWLYK